Proteins from one Triticum aestivum cultivar Chinese Spring chromosome 7A, IWGSC CS RefSeq v2.1, whole genome shotgun sequence genomic window:
- the LOC123154911 gene encoding uncharacterized protein yields the protein MALGNIAVVLGSGYLSTILTGGDAKKVPIIGDTLANFVKNTRKAGKHDGSDQLASQLDSIREEIQRAARHRNENVTVISDTSGSGSYTITAIVVAGLIGYAYVRWKGWKISDMMWVTKRGLADACDVVGKQLDDVSNTVQVTKKHLAVRIDRVDANLDETQEIIEGTRDEVAVIHVDLSAFQKELQEVSRTVEIWGSRLSGIEDTQDRTVRATEALVGFSQQLEHGGQNPNIRQVSLFLPALGSSSEKRIKMLPQSPLVSLQPVASVAEPSEDKSKENHKALPSSEGSMRWKLPGLGLSFIRSSSNV from the exons ATGGCGCTCGGCAACATCGCCGTCGTGCTCGGCTCCG GATATCTCAGCACTATTCTTACCGGAGGCGACGCCAAGAAAGTCCCTATCATCGGGGACACGCTTGCCAAT TTTGTGAAGAACACCAGGAAGGCCGGGAAACACGACGGTAGCGACCAGTTGGCGTCTCAG CTCGACAGTATCAGGGAGGAGATACAGCGAGCCGCACGCCATAGAAATGAGAATGTCACGGTTATCTCCGATACATCAG GGTCTGGTTCGTATACCATAACAGCAATTGTTGTTGCTGGGCTTATCGGCTATGCATACGTCAGGTGGAAG GGTTGGAAGATTTCTGACATGATGTGGGTGACGAAGCGCGGTCTGGCTGATGCCTGCGATGTCGTGGGCAAACAGTTAGATGATGTTTCAAATACAGTGCAg GTTACGAAGAAACATCTAGCTGTTAGGATCGACCGGGTCGATGCTAATCTAGACGAAACACAAGAAATTATCGAAGGGACAAGGGATGAG GTCGCAGTGATCCATGTGGATCTGAGCGCCTTTCAGAAGGAGCTCCAAGAAGTCAGCCGTACGGTTGAAATATGG GGGTCAAGGCTGTCTGGTATCGAGGACACCCAG GATCGTACAGTGCGTGCAACTGAAGCCTTAGTTGGGTTCAGCCAACAACTGGAACATGGTGGCCAGAATCCCAATATTCGTCAG GTCTCATTGTTCCTTCCAGCTCTAGGATCCTCTTCAGAGAAAAGGATTAAAATG TTGCCCCAGTCTCCTCTTGTATCTCTTCAACCGGTCGCATCAGTAGCCGAGCCTAGCGAGGACAAAAGCAAG GAGAACCACAAGGCGTTGCCCTCGAGTGAAGGAAGCATGAGGTGGAAGCTACCTGGACTTGGGCTTAGCTTCATAAGGAGTTCATCTAATGTATAG
- the LOC780603 gene encoding 60S ribosomal protein L2, mitochondrial isoform X1, whose protein sequence is MMQKFKTLAKALTGKTVTAGRNSSGRITSFHRGGGSKRSLRDIDLKRNTCSVGIVERIEYDPNRSSRIALLRWIEGVPQKDPAYKAERAPVNYIIASHQMEPGSMVVNSDSSKPSTTGSLMRPAHNADSFLRFQELFRKASQGEEGTDDQVKDAAVPTAAPLMPADLLDLNSKVGNCMPLSDIRMGTWVHSIELRHGQGAKLVRAAGAYAKVVKESATQCLVRLPSGVEKLIDSRCRATIGIVSNPTHGARKLRKAGHSRWLGRRPVVRGVAMNPVDHPHGGGEGRTKGGRPSVSPWGKPTKAGYRTVPKKPKAQLSRD, encoded by the exons ATG ATGCAGAAGTTCAAGACCTTGGCCAAGGCCTTGACCGGCAAGACCGTCACCGCTGGGAGGAACTCTTCTGGGCGAATCACTTCTTTTCACCGAGGGGGTGGATCCAAGCGATCTCTTAGGGACATTGACCTCAAAAGGAACACTTGTTCTGTTGGCATTGTGGAAAGGATTGAGTATGACCCTAATCGTTCTTCTCGGATCGCTCTTCTCCGATGGATTGAAGGGGTACCTCAGAAGGATCCAGCATACAAGGCCGAGCGTGCACCTGTCAATTACATAATAGCCAGCCATCAAATGGAACCGGGCAGCATGGTGGTGAATAGCGATTCCTCCAAACCCTCCACGACCGGCTCCTTGATGCGACCTGCCCACAATGCTGATTCCTTCCTGCGGTTCCAAGAGCTGTTCCGCAAGGCCAGCCAAGGCGAAGAGGGCACTGATGATCAAGTGAAGGATGCGGCGGTTCCTACAGCAGCACCGCTCATGCCAGCCGATCTACTGGACCTCAATTCCAAGGTGGGAAACTGCATGCCGTTGTCTGACATCCGTATGGGAACATGGGTGCACAGCATCGAACTGCGTCACGGCCAGGGGGCGAAGCTCGTCCGAGCCGCTGGAGCCTACGCCAAGGTGGTCAAGGAGTCAGCCACGCAGTGCCTTGTGCGTCTGCCGTCGGGCGTCGAGAAGCTGATAGACTCCCGCTGCCGGGCCACCATCGGCATCGTCTCCAACCCCACCCATGGCGCGCGGAAGCTGAGGAAGGCGGGGCACAGCCGGTGGCTGGGCAGGCGCCCGGTCGTCCGTGGTGTCGCGATGAACCCGGTGGACCATCCCCATGGAGGAGGCGAGGGGCGCAccaagggcggcaggccctcgGTGTCGCCCTGGGGGAAGCCCACCAAGGCTGGGTATCGGACCGTgccgaagaagccaaaggctcagcTGTCCCGTGATTGA
- the LOC780603 gene encoding 60S ribosomal protein L2, mitochondrial isoform X2: protein MQKFKTLAKALTGKTVTAGRNSSGRITSFHRGGGSKRSLRDIDLKRNTCSVGIVERIEYDPNRSSRIALLRWIEGVPQKDPAYKAERAPVNYIIASHQMEPGSMVVNSDSSKPSTTGSLMRPAHNADSFLRFQELFRKASQGEEGTDDQVKDAAVPTAAPLMPADLLDLNSKVGNCMPLSDIRMGTWVHSIELRHGQGAKLVRAAGAYAKVVKESATQCLVRLPSGVEKLIDSRCRATIGIVSNPTHGARKLRKAGHSRWLGRRPVVRGVAMNPVDHPHGGGEGRTKGGRPSVSPWGKPTKAGYRTVPKKPKAQLSRD, encoded by the coding sequence ATGCAGAAGTTCAAGACCTTGGCCAAGGCCTTGACCGGCAAGACCGTCACCGCTGGGAGGAACTCTTCTGGGCGAATCACTTCTTTTCACCGAGGGGGTGGATCCAAGCGATCTCTTAGGGACATTGACCTCAAAAGGAACACTTGTTCTGTTGGCATTGTGGAAAGGATTGAGTATGACCCTAATCGTTCTTCTCGGATCGCTCTTCTCCGATGGATTGAAGGGGTACCTCAGAAGGATCCAGCATACAAGGCCGAGCGTGCACCTGTCAATTACATAATAGCCAGCCATCAAATGGAACCGGGCAGCATGGTGGTGAATAGCGATTCCTCCAAACCCTCCACGACCGGCTCCTTGATGCGACCTGCCCACAATGCTGATTCCTTCCTGCGGTTCCAAGAGCTGTTCCGCAAGGCCAGCCAAGGCGAAGAGGGCACTGATGATCAAGTGAAGGATGCGGCGGTTCCTACAGCAGCACCGCTCATGCCAGCCGATCTACTGGACCTCAATTCCAAGGTGGGAAACTGCATGCCGTTGTCTGACATCCGTATGGGAACATGGGTGCACAGCATCGAACTGCGTCACGGCCAGGGGGCGAAGCTCGTCCGAGCCGCTGGAGCCTACGCCAAGGTGGTCAAGGAGTCAGCCACGCAGTGCCTTGTGCGTCTGCCGTCGGGCGTCGAGAAGCTGATAGACTCCCGCTGCCGGGCCACCATCGGCATCGTCTCCAACCCCACCCATGGCGCGCGGAAGCTGAGGAAGGCGGGGCACAGCCGGTGGCTGGGCAGGCGCCCGGTCGTCCGTGGTGTCGCGATGAACCCGGTGGACCATCCCCATGGAGGAGGCGAGGGGCGCAccaagggcggcaggccctcgGTGTCGCCCTGGGGGAAGCCCACCAAGGCTGGGTATCGGACCGTgccgaagaagccaaaggctcagcTGTCCCGTGATTGA
- the LOC123154912 gene encoding RING-H2 finger protein ATL70: MGTGGPSPPGAPHGLFGSSGAGGFGYGLAVSVGILLLVCTVAFAVYLCCARASSSMPVADARGIPAPAPPRRGNGDVELGGIDAATLEAYPAVVYREARKPASEEGQHAACCAVCLERYADSDVVRVLPDCGHLFHRGCVDAWLRRRPTCPVCRTSPLPSPMPTPLAEVTPLALPRPA; this comes from the coding sequence ATGGGCACCGGCGGCCCGTCGCCGCCCGGCGCCCCGCACGGCCTGTTCGGGTCGAGCGGCGCCGGCGGGTTCGGCTACGGCCTGGCCGTCTCCGTCGGTATCCTCCTCCTCGTCTGCACCGTCGCCTTCGCCGTCTACCTCTGCTGCGCCCGCGCCTCGTCGTCCATGCCGGTGGCCGACGCCCGCGGGattccggcgccggcgccgccccgccgcggcaACGGCGACGTCGAGCTCGGCGGCATCGACGCGGCGACGCTGGAGGCGTACCCGGCGGTGGTCTACAGGGAGGCGAGGAAGCCGGCCTCGGAGGAGGGGCAGCACGCGGCCTGCTGCGCCGTCTGCCTGGAGAGGTACGCGGACAGCGACGTGGTCCGGGTGCTGCCGGACTGCGGCCACCTGTTCCACCGCGGCTGCGTCGACGCGTGGCTCCGGCGGCGGCCCACGTGCCCGGTGTGCCGGACGTCGCCTCTGCCCAGCCCCATGCCCACGCCTCTCGCCGAGGTGACGCCGCTGGCGCTGCCGAGGCCGGCGTGA